A region from the Fusarium musae strain F31 chromosome 1, whole genome shotgun sequence genome encodes:
- a CDS encoding hypothetical protein (EggNog:ENOG41~BUSCO:EOG09265K60): MGREDQIEEREVLESIFPDEITDISETEFRVSVALDIPGEEDQDPPTILLQVRYPEDYPEKPPHLDILAPPNATPHEHFNVAEDRDQLLASLDDTIQENLGMAMVFAIVSTLKDNAEQLVQERKDIITKAHEEAALAAEAEENKKFHGTAVTPETFLKWREGFLKEMEEKRQQEEEERLAELKKAKTKEPARMTGRQLWERGLAGKGEEEEDDMPVEGIEKLKVEAT; this comes from the exons ATGGGGCGAGAAGATCAAATCGAAGAGCGCGAAGTTCTCGAATCTATTTTCCCCGATGAAATCACAG ATATCTCTGAAACCGAGTTTAGAGTTTCTGTCGCGTTAGACATTCCaggtgaagaagatcaagatcctccTACCATACTTCTCCAAGTGAGATATCCAGAAGATTATCCCGAAAAGCCACCccatctcgacatcctcgCTCCTCCAAATGCCACACCCCACGAACACTTCAACGTCGCAGAAGACCGCGACCAGCTCCTTGCCAGTCTCGACGATACTATTCAAGAAAACCTCGGAATGGCCATGGTCTTTGCAATTGTATCAACATTGAAGGATAATGCCGAGCAGCTTGTCCAAGAACGCAAGGACATCATCACAAAGGCACACGAGGAAGCTGCGCTGGCTGCTGAGGCagaggagaacaagaagttTCACGGCACAGCTGTCACGCCTGAGACATTTTTGAAGTGGCGTGAGGGTTTcttgaaggagatggaggagaagaggcagcaggaggaagaggagcgtcttgctgagctgaagaaggcgaagaccAAGGAGCCCGCTCGCATGACAGGTAGACAGCTCTGGGAGAGAGGTCTTGCTGGTAAgggtgaagaggaagaggatgatatgCCTGTCGAGGGTATCGAGAAACTTAAAGTTGAGGCCACATGA